One Tomitella gaofuii DNA segment encodes these proteins:
- a CDS encoding carboxymuconolactone decarboxylase family protein, whose amino-acid sequence MSGQQSTDPEDQGGPGTARRARGLARMSEVYGFELGDLPGDFYGITVDHLFADIWERDGLSVRDRRLILLGSIAAQGVLDIAEIQISAALRNGELDERQLREVAIFLCHYVGWPIGTKFDQLVGKVVHQHEKAAAREE is encoded by the coding sequence ATGAGCGGACAGCAGAGTACGGACCCGGAAGACCAGGGCGGCCCCGGCACCGCGCGCCGGGCGCGGGGGCTGGCCAGGATGAGCGAGGTCTACGGCTTCGAGCTGGGCGACCTGCCCGGCGACTTCTACGGGATCACCGTCGACCACCTCTTCGCCGACATCTGGGAGCGCGACGGACTCAGCGTGCGCGACAGGCGCCTGATCCTGCTCGGCTCGATCGCCGCGCAGGGAGTGCTCGACATCGCCGAGATCCAGATCAGCGCGGCCCTGCGCAACGGCGAGCTCGACGAACGGCAGCTGCGCGAGGTCGCGATCTTCCTGTGCCACTACGTGGGCTGGCCCATCGGCACCAAGTTCGACCAGCTTGTCGGCAAGGTCGTCCACCAACACGAGAAGGCCGCGGCGCGCGAGGAGTGA
- a CDS encoding TetR family transcriptional regulator yields the protein MVEPLGAARVSRAERKQLTRRALLDATLDLLEDRSFSGLSLREVARAAGIVPTAFYRHFASLDDLGVTLVEESMRVARQALRDARCGGGPPTIDAALGALDAKVRDHPREFRFLVRERHGGTAEIRDAIGAELRALVGELAIDLARTPALDAWSPAELDTAADLLTVTALESVPGLLGTPRDHAAALGRAGRQLRIIAAGLSARPPSA from the coding sequence ATGGTCGAGCCCCTCGGTGCGGCGCGGGTCTCGCGCGCGGAACGCAAGCAGCTCACCCGCCGTGCGCTGCTGGACGCGACGCTCGACCTGCTCGAAGACCGCAGCTTCTCCGGCCTGAGCCTGCGCGAGGTCGCTCGGGCTGCCGGGATCGTGCCGACCGCCTTCTACCGGCACTTCGCCTCGCTCGACGACCTGGGCGTGACGCTCGTGGAGGAGTCGATGCGCGTGGCCAGGCAGGCGCTGCGGGACGCGCGGTGCGGCGGCGGCCCGCCCACCATCGACGCCGCGCTGGGGGCGCTCGACGCGAAGGTGCGCGATCACCCCCGCGAGTTCCGGTTCCTCGTCCGTGAACGCCACGGCGGTACGGCGGAGATCCGGGACGCCATCGGAGCCGAGCTGCGGGCGCTCGTCGGCGAACTGGCCATCGACCTCGCGCGCACGCCGGCGCTCGACGCGTGGTCGCCCGCGGAGCTGGACACTGCTGCGGACCTGCTCACGGTGACCGCCCTCGAATCCGTCCCCGGCCTGCTGGGGACGCCACGCGACCATGCCGCGGCGCTCGGGCGTGCGGGACGGCAGCTGCGGATCATCGCGGCCGGATTATCGGCCCGGCCGCCAAGCGCCTGA
- a CDS encoding LLM class F420-dependent oxidoreductase, with protein sequence MRFGVTLFTSDRGITPAAAARAAEDAGFDAFYVPEHTHIPARREAAHPATGDASLPDDRYMRTLDPWVALGTAIPVTSTIRLGTCVALPVEHDPLTLAKTIATVDHLAGGRVTLGVGFGWNLDELRDHGVPIGRRRTMLREYLEAMKTLWDDEEAEYHGEFVEFDAAWAWPKPVQSRVPVIVGCAGNEKNFRWIARNADGWMTTPREDGVDAGIAGLRRAWAEAGRDGAPLIHALVPGRPDPDELARWRDLGVTEAICGMPDADEPTVAAYLQHLAGRVAHLRG encoded by the coding sequence GTGCGTTTCGGAGTCACCCTGTTCACCAGCGACAGGGGCATCACCCCCGCCGCCGCCGCCCGCGCCGCCGAGGACGCGGGTTTCGACGCGTTCTACGTGCCCGAGCACACCCACATCCCCGCCCGCCGCGAGGCCGCGCACCCCGCCACCGGCGACGCCTCGCTGCCGGACGACCGCTACATGCGCACGCTCGACCCGTGGGTGGCGCTGGGCACCGCGATTCCGGTGACGTCGACGATCCGCCTGGGCACGTGCGTGGCACTGCCCGTGGAGCATGATCCGCTCACCCTCGCGAAGACCATCGCCACGGTCGACCACCTCGCGGGCGGGCGGGTGACCCTGGGCGTGGGCTTCGGCTGGAACCTGGACGAGCTGCGCGACCACGGCGTGCCCATCGGGCGCCGGCGGACGATGCTGCGCGAGTATCTCGAGGCCATGAAGACACTGTGGGACGACGAGGAGGCCGAGTACCACGGCGAGTTCGTCGAGTTCGACGCCGCGTGGGCCTGGCCCAAGCCCGTGCAATCGCGGGTGCCGGTGATCGTGGGTTGCGCGGGCAACGAGAAGAACTTCCGGTGGATCGCCCGCAACGCCGACGGATGGATGACCACCCCGCGCGAGGACGGGGTCGACGCCGGGATCGCAGGCCTGCGCAGGGCGTGGGCGGAGGCCGGCCGCGACGGCGCGCCGCTGATCCACGCCCTGGTTCCGGGGCGCCCGGACCCCGACGAACTCGCCCGCTGGCGCGATCTGGGCGTCACCGAGGCGATCTGCGGCATGCCCGACGCGGACGAACCGACCGTCGCCGCCTACCTCCAGCACCTCGCCGGGCGCGTCGCGCACCTGCGCGGCTGA